In Promicromonospora sp. Populi, one genomic interval encodes:
- the rbfA gene encoding 30S ribosome-binding factor RbfA, with protein sequence MVDSPRARKLADRIKVIVAQMIDTRIKDPRLGFMTVTDVRVTGDLQNASVFYTVYGSDEEREGTAAALKSATGLIRSEVGKQTGIRLTPTLEFHLDSIPDTAANLDAALIDARKRDAELEALRAGAKYAGDEDPYKKPREDAEEAE encoded by the coding sequence ATGGTCGACAGTCCGCGGGCTCGCAAGCTCGCTGATCGCATCAAGGTGATCGTGGCGCAGATGATCGACACCCGGATCAAGGATCCGCGGCTCGGTTTTATGACGGTCACGGACGTCCGGGTGACCGGTGACCTGCAGAACGCCTCGGTGTTCTACACGGTCTACGGTTCGGACGAGGAGCGGGAGGGTACTGCCGCGGCACTGAAGAGCGCCACGGGCCTGATCCGCTCCGAGGTGGGCAAGCAGACCGGCATCCGCCTGACGCCCACCCTCGAGTTCCACCTCGACTCCATCCCCGATACCGCGGCAAACCTCGACGCGGCGCTGATCGATGCCCGCAAGCGGGACGCCGAGCTCGAGGCGCTGCGCGCCGGCGCCAAGTACGCGGGCGACGAGGACCCGTACAAGAAGCCCCGCGAGGACGCCGAAGAGGCCGAGTGA
- the nusA gene encoding transcription termination factor NusA, which produces MDIDMTTLRMLERERDLSLDVLIAAIEQALLSAYHRTPDAFNRARVEVDRSSGHVTVWAREELPVAEEQDDPEARPAVEFGPEFDDTPQDFGRIATATARQVIVQRLRDAEDDQVLGTFRGKEGEVLAGVIQQGRDPRMVLVDVGGTEAILPPHEQVPTEEYVHGERLRAYVVEVSRGMKGPQITLSRTHPNLVRKLFELEVPEIADGSVEITAVAREAGHRTKMAVRSRVPGLNAKGACIGPMGARVRAVMAELHGEKIDIVDHSDDPAAFVQSALSPARVSSVTVVDADARAARAIVPDYQLSLAIGKEGQNARLAAKLTGWRIDIRSDEATDADAGGAAADAQSGR; this is translated from the coding sequence ATGGATATCGACATGACGACCCTGCGAATGCTGGAGCGGGAGCGGGACCTCAGCCTGGACGTCCTCATCGCGGCCATCGAGCAGGCGCTCCTCTCGGCCTACCACCGCACCCCCGACGCCTTCAACCGCGCCCGCGTCGAGGTGGACCGGTCGTCCGGCCACGTCACGGTGTGGGCCCGCGAGGAGCTGCCCGTCGCCGAGGAGCAGGACGACCCGGAGGCCCGCCCCGCAGTGGAGTTCGGCCCCGAGTTCGACGACACGCCGCAGGACTTCGGCCGCATCGCCACCGCCACGGCCCGCCAGGTGATCGTCCAGCGGCTGCGTGACGCCGAGGACGACCAGGTGCTGGGTACCTTCCGCGGCAAGGAGGGCGAGGTCCTCGCCGGCGTCATCCAGCAGGGCCGCGACCCGCGGATGGTGCTGGTGGACGTGGGTGGCACCGAGGCGATCCTGCCGCCGCACGAGCAGGTACCCACCGAGGAGTACGTGCACGGTGAACGCCTGCGCGCCTACGTGGTCGAGGTGAGCCGCGGAATGAAGGGCCCGCAGATCACGTTGAGCCGTACGCACCCGAACCTGGTCCGCAAGCTCTTCGAGCTCGAGGTCCCGGAGATCGCGGACGGCTCGGTGGAGATCACCGCGGTCGCCCGCGAGGCGGGGCACCGCACCAAGATGGCGGTGCGCTCCCGGGTGCCGGGGCTGAACGCCAAGGGCGCGTGCATCGGCCCGATGGGTGCCCGCGTACGCGCGGTGATGGCAGAGCTGCACGGTGAGAAGATCGACATCGTCGACCACAGCGACGACCCCGCCGCGTTCGTGCAGAGCGCCCTGTCGCCCGCCCGTGTGTCCTCAGTCACAGTGGTCGACGCCGACGCGCGTGCAGCTCGCGCCATCGTGCCCGACTACCAGCTGTCCCTCGCGATCGGCAAGGAGGGCCAGAACGCCCGGCTTGCCGCCAAGCTGACGGGCTGGCGCATCGACATCCGCTCGGACGAGGCAACCGACGCCGACGCAGGTGGCGCGGCCGCCGACGCCCAGAGCGGCAGGTAA
- the rimP gene encoding ribosome maturation factor RimP: protein MTQHADAVREVVGPVVEAAGLHLEEVTATRAGNKSVVRVIIDLPDDAVGSLDSDALGEASRAISAALDTDDVVPGACTLEISTPGTARPLTELRHFKRARTRLVALRLADGGHAEGRLTDVLAEAGGAVLVLEDNRRIPVADVVRGQVEVELKRLDDAQDAEAVDLGESAGEGTDDDSDGAGTDDTTEGHPGRNEEG, encoded by the coding sequence ATGACACAGCATGCGGACGCGGTCCGTGAGGTGGTCGGACCGGTGGTCGAGGCCGCGGGACTGCACCTCGAGGAGGTCACCGCCACCCGGGCGGGCAACAAGTCGGTGGTCCGGGTCATCATCGACCTGCCGGACGACGCGGTGGGCAGCCTCGACTCCGACGCCCTCGGCGAGGCGTCCCGCGCCATCTCCGCGGCGCTGGACACGGACGACGTAGTGCCCGGCGCCTGCACGCTGGAGATCTCGACGCCCGGGACCGCCCGGCCGCTCACCGAGCTGCGGCACTTCAAGCGCGCCCGGACCCGGCTGGTGGCGCTGCGGCTGGCCGACGGCGGCCACGCCGAGGGCCGGCTGACCGACGTGCTGGCCGAGGCCGGCGGAGCGGTGCTGGTGCTCGAGGACAACAGGCGGATCCCGGTCGCCGACGTCGTCCGGGGCCAGGTCGAGGTCGAGCTCAAGCGCCTCGACGACGCCCAGGATGCCGAGGCTGTGGACTTGGGCGAGAGTGCAGGTGAGGGCACCGACGACGACTCGGACGGTGCTGGTACGGACGACACGACCGAGGGTCACCCCGGCCGCAACGAGGAAGGCTGA
- the infB gene encoding translation initiation factor IF-2 codes for MAKVRVYELAKELGVESKSLLAELKSAGEYVRSASSTLEPPVVRRMRDKFPAGGAAGSSDKGAAAKPANSAPKPAAKPAAQKPAEPTPAPAAAPVPEAAPAPAKAPAKTEAPAASTPAPAAPAPSPAPEAAPAAAPAPAADVAPAASASSATAAKPGAPKPAAAPKPGAPKPAAAAPSGARPARDGGRGGRPSGDRPGGGTPRPGNNPFATSQGMPRPGGGRGRPGAGPSDRPSGDRDRPAGGNPRPGNNPFAPSQGMPRPGQRPERTDAPSGERSGGPRPGGPRPAAPRPGGTGGGGPRPNPGMMPGKTSMPRPGDRPAPGGGRGRPGGGGGGRPGAGGGGPAGAGAPGRPGAGGGGGGFGGPRRGAGGRGATQGAFGRAGGKPVRGRKSRRAKRQEFEAMQAPSLGGVQVPRGNGTTVVRLRHGASLNDFADKIDANPAALVTVLFHLGEMATATQSLDEDTFGTLATELGYQIEMVSAEEEDRELLGAFDIDLQAEEDDESDEDLEIRPPVVTVMGHVDHGKTKLLDAIRKSDVVAGEHGGITQHIGAYQITHEHDGAERAITFIDTPGHEAFTAMRARGAQVTDIAILVVAADDGVMPQTVEALNHAQAAGVPIVVAVNKIDVEGANPSKVRQQLTEYNLVAEEYGGDTMFVDVAAKPGIGIDSLIDAVLLTADASLDLRANPTKDARGVAIEANLDKGRGPVATVLVQSGTLHVGDAIVAGTAYGRVRAMFDEHGNPVEEALPARPVQVLGLTSVPGAGDTFLVAPDDRTGRQIAEKRQAAERAANLAKRRKRISLEDFDSELKKGKVESLNLILKGDVSGAVEALEDALLKIDVGEEVELRVIHRGVGAVTQNDVNLATVDSAVIIGFNVKYGERVEELAEREGVDVKFYSVIYQAIEDVEAALKGMLKPEYEEVQLGSAEIRQVFRSSKFGNIAGSMVRSGTIRRNSKARVLRNGTVVGDNLTIESLRREKDDVTEVREGFECGIGLGSFNDVNEGDTIETFEMREKPRA; via the coding sequence GTGGCCAAGGTCCGCGTCTACGAGCTCGCAAAAGAGCTCGGAGTGGAAAGCAAGTCCTTGCTTGCCGAGCTGAAGTCGGCAGGCGAGTACGTCCGTTCGGCGTCATCGACGCTCGAGCCGCCCGTCGTGCGGCGCATGCGCGACAAGTTCCCCGCCGGCGGCGCAGCCGGCTCGTCCGACAAGGGCGCAGCGGCGAAGCCCGCGAACAGCGCACCCAAGCCGGCCGCGAAGCCCGCGGCCCAGAAGCCTGCCGAGCCCACCCCGGCTCCGGCTGCGGCCCCCGTCCCGGAGGCAGCTCCGGCGCCCGCCAAGGCGCCGGCCAAGACCGAGGCTCCGGCGGCGTCCACCCCGGCGCCCGCCGCCCCGGCCCCCAGCCCTGCGCCGGAGGCTGCTCCCGCAGCGGCTCCGGCCCCGGCAGCAGACGTGGCGCCCGCGGCGTCCGCCAGCTCCGCAACGGCTGCCAAGCCCGGTGCACCCAAGCCTGCCGCGGCTCCCAAGCCCGGTGCGCCCAAGCCCGCCGCCGCAGCGCCCTCGGGCGCGCGTCCGGCTCGGGACGGCGGCCGAGGCGGCCGTCCCAGCGGCGACCGTCCCGGTGGCGGTACCCCGCGTCCGGGCAACAACCCGTTCGCCACCAGCCAGGGCATGCCCCGTCCCGGTGGCGGCCGCGGCCGCCCGGGTGCCGGTCCCAGCGACCGTCCGAGCGGCGACCGTGACCGTCCTGCTGGCGGTAACCCGCGTCCGGGCAACAACCCCTTTGCGCCCAGCCAGGGCATGCCCCGTCCGGGGCAGCGCCCCGAGCGGACCGACGCCCCCAGCGGCGAGCGCTCCGGCGGTCCTCGTCCGGGTGGTCCCCGTCCCGCCGCGCCCCGTCCCGGTGGCACCGGTGGCGGCGGCCCACGTCCTAACCCCGGCATGATGCCGGGCAAGACCTCCATGCCGCGTCCGGGCGACCGCCCGGCCCCGGGTGGCGGCCGTGGCCGTCCTGGTGGCGGCGGCGGTGGCCGTCCTGGTGCCGGTGGCGGCGGACCTGCCGGTGCAGGCGCTCCGGGTCGTCCCGGAGCCGGTGGCGGCGGGGGCGGCTTCGGCGGCCCGCGTCGTGGTGCCGGCGGTCGTGGCGCCACGCAGGGTGCCTTCGGGCGCGCCGGTGGCAAGCCGGTCCGCGGGCGTAAGTCGAGGCGGGCGAAGCGCCAGGAGTTCGAGGCCATGCAGGCCCCGTCGCTCGGTGGCGTGCAGGTCCCTCGTGGCAACGGCACCACCGTCGTCCGGCTGCGCCACGGCGCCTCGCTGAACGACTTCGCCGACAAGATCGACGCCAACCCGGCGGCGCTCGTGACCGTTCTGTTCCACCTGGGCGAGATGGCTACGGCCACGCAGTCGCTCGACGAGGACACGTTCGGCACGCTGGCTACCGAGCTCGGCTACCAGATCGAGATGGTCTCGGCCGAGGAGGAGGACCGCGAGCTGCTCGGGGCCTTCGACATCGACCTGCAGGCCGAGGAGGACGACGAGTCCGACGAGGACCTGGAGATCCGTCCGCCGGTCGTGACCGTCATGGGTCACGTCGACCACGGTAAGACCAAGCTCCTCGACGCGATCCGCAAGTCGGACGTCGTGGCGGGCGAGCACGGCGGGATCACGCAGCACATCGGTGCGTACCAGATCACGCACGAGCACGACGGCGCCGAGCGTGCCATCACGTTCATCGACACCCCGGGTCACGAGGCGTTCACCGCCATGCGTGCTCGTGGTGCGCAGGTCACCGACATCGCGATCCTCGTGGTCGCGGCCGACGACGGCGTGATGCCGCAGACGGTCGAGGCCTTGAACCACGCGCAGGCGGCAGGTGTGCCGATCGTGGTCGCGGTGAACAAGATCGACGTCGAGGGTGCCAACCCGTCGAAGGTCCGTCAGCAGCTCACCGAGTACAACCTGGTGGCCGAGGAGTACGGCGGCGACACGATGTTCGTCGACGTCGCGGCGAAGCCGGGCATCGGTATCGACAGCCTGATCGACGCCGTCCTGCTGACCGCGGACGCGTCGCTCGACCTGCGGGCGAACCCGACCAAGGACGCACGCGGTGTGGCCATCGAGGCGAACCTCGACAAGGGTCGCGGCCCGGTGGCGACGGTGCTCGTCCAGTCCGGCACGCTGCACGTCGGCGACGCGATCGTCGCGGGTACGGCCTACGGCCGTGTCCGTGCGATGTTCGACGAGCACGGCAACCCGGTCGAGGAGGCACTCCCGGCTCGCCCGGTCCAGGTGCTGGGTCTCACCAGCGTCCCGGGCGCCGGTGACACGTTCCTCGTGGCACCGGACGACCGGACCGGCCGCCAGATCGCCGAGAAGCGTCAGGCTGCGGAGCGCGCGGCGAACCTCGCCAAGCGCCGCAAGCGGATCAGCCTCGAGGACTTCGACAGCGAGCTCAAGAAGGGCAAGGTCGAGAGCCTCAACCTCATCCTCAAGGGCGACGTGTCCGGTGCCGTCGAGGCACTGGAGGACGCGCTGCTCAAGATCGATGTGGGCGAGGAGGTCGAGCTGCGGGTCATCCACCGTGGTGTGGGTGCCGTCACGCAGAACGACGTCAACCTGGCCACTGTCGACAGCGCCGTGATCATCGGCTTCAACGTGAAGTACGGCGAGCGCGTCGAGGAGCTGGCGGAGCGCGAAGGCGTCGACGTCAAGTTCTACTCGGTCATCTACCAGGCGATCGAGGACGTCGAGGCGGCCCTCAAGGGCATGCTCAAGCCGGAGTACGAGGAGGTCCAGCTCGGGTCCGCGGAGATCCGTCAGGTCTTCCGTTCCTCGAAGTTCGGCAACATCGCCGGTTCGATGGTTCGTTCGGGCACCATCCGCCGCAACTCGAAGGCGCGGGTGCTCCGCAACGGCACGGTGGTGGGCGACAACCTCACGATCGAGTCGCTGCGCCGCGAGAAGGACGACGTCACGGAGGTCCGCGAGGGCTTCGAGTGCGGTATCGGTCTCGGGTCGTTCAACGACGTCAACGAGGGCGACACCATCGAGACGTTCGAGATGCGCGAGAAGCCGCGCGCCTGA
- a CDS encoding YlxR family protein: MRTCVGCRGRDQRSALLRLVLDCSTHGEAVAGPQRIVVDVRACLPGRGAWVHPEPRCLALAERRRAVPRALRVDGPLDLSEVRAHLGE; the protein is encoded by the coding sequence GTGCGCACGTGTGTCGGATGCCGGGGGCGCGACCAGCGGTCTGCACTCCTGCGTCTGGTGCTGGACTGCTCGACGCACGGTGAAGCGGTGGCAGGTCCACAGCGCATCGTCGTCGACGTCCGTGCCTGCCTGCCAGGTCGCGGTGCCTGGGTTCACCCGGAGCCGCGGTGCCTGGCGCTCGCTGAGCGTCGCAGGGCCGTACCGCGCGCACTGCGTGTTGACGGGCCTCTCGATCTCAGCGAGGTCCGAGCACACCTCGGCGAGTGA